The following proteins are encoded in a genomic region of Saccharopolyspora antimicrobica:
- a CDS encoding PucR family transcriptional regulator, producing MLLGDLLADPELGLVPLHGADRADRPVRGVYITDLIDPRRYLNGGELVLSGLMWHNGPADSERFVAALVDAGVAALAAGTARLGHAPPDLVEACRRHDLPVVEVPLTVSFNTLADRIQRRAAPRRELVAAVAAGADLDQALRMAADELGAECWVLSAAGWIVGGTAELPEDARRAALREFATGRLPRTARSDGAHVLWPVESDAVPRAARWFVLADGAYDEWDAERVAIATDLGTVVALLRARVDEARRIAGRSVEAALRRLLDGTSTPAEVAARLETAGLPAGDPLRAVALDVGDVVESTTLLREIAAATGMASVTAPLGDGATALFVDDEEHLAQLDVQLGRIVADAEPCLDGRNLAVGVSDITRATALRGALEEAGYARRLAQRKRGRAVVVAAAELASHEVLLASTPDELRRSYRERLLADLIAYDDVHHSDLVRTLRTFLDCSGSWSRCAKRLHVHVNTLRYRIQRVEEITGRDLSEFPSRVDFYLALELDRTTPPGR from the coding sequence GTGCTGCTGGGCGACCTGCTCGCCGACCCGGAGCTCGGGCTGGTGCCGCTGCACGGCGCCGACCGGGCGGACCGGCCGGTGCGCGGCGTCTACATCACCGACCTGATCGACCCGCGCCGCTACCTCAACGGCGGCGAGCTGGTGCTCAGCGGCCTGATGTGGCACAACGGCCCGGCCGATTCGGAGCGCTTCGTGGCCGCGCTGGTCGACGCCGGGGTGGCCGCGCTGGCCGCGGGCACGGCGCGGCTCGGGCACGCCCCGCCCGACCTGGTCGAAGCCTGCCGCCGCCACGACCTGCCCGTCGTCGAGGTGCCGCTGACGGTCAGCTTCAACACGCTCGCCGACCGCATCCAGCGGCGGGCCGCACCGCGCCGGGAACTGGTCGCCGCGGTGGCCGCGGGCGCGGACCTGGACCAGGCGCTGCGGATGGCGGCCGACGAGCTGGGCGCGGAGTGCTGGGTGCTCTCCGCCGCGGGCTGGATCGTCGGCGGAACCGCGGAGCTGCCGGAGGACGCCCGCCGCGCCGCGCTGCGCGAGTTCGCGACCGGTCGGCTGCCGAGGACTGCCCGCTCCGATGGCGCGCACGTGCTGTGGCCGGTGGAATCCGACGCCGTGCCGCGCGCGGCCCGCTGGTTCGTTCTCGCCGACGGTGCCTACGACGAGTGGGACGCGGAGCGGGTGGCCATCGCCACCGACCTCGGCACCGTGGTGGCGCTGCTGCGCGCGCGGGTGGACGAGGCCCGGCGCATCGCGGGGCGCTCGGTGGAGGCGGCCCTGCGCCGGCTGCTGGACGGGACGTCCACCCCGGCCGAAGTCGCCGCCCGGCTGGAGACCGCCGGACTGCCCGCCGGGGATCCGCTGCGCGCGGTGGCGCTCGACGTCGGCGACGTCGTCGAGTCCACGACGCTGCTGCGCGAGATCGCCGCGGCTACCGGCATGGCCTCGGTGACCGCGCCGCTGGGCGACGGTGCGACCGCGCTGTTCGTCGACGACGAGGAGCACCTCGCGCAGCTGGACGTCCAGCTCGGCCGGATCGTCGCCGACGCCGAACCGTGCCTGGACGGGCGGAACCTGGCCGTCGGGGTAAGCGACATCACCCGCGCCACCGCGCTGCGCGGTGCGCTGGAGGAGGCGGGCTACGCGCGGCGGCTCGCGCAGCGCAAGCGCGGGCGAGCGGTGGTCGTCGCGGCGGCGGAGCTGGCCTCGCACGAGGTGCTGCTCGCCTCGACCCCGGACGAGCTGCGCCGCTCGTACCGCGAACGGCTGCTGGCCGATCTGATCGCCTACGACGACGTGCACCACTCCGACCTGGTGCGCACGCTGCGGACGTTCCTGGACTGCTCGGGTTCGTGGTCGCGCTGCGCGAAGCGGCTCCACGTCCACGTGAACACGCTGCGTTACCGGATCCAGCGCGTGGAGGAGATCACCGGGCGCGACCTCTCGGAGTTCCCGTCCCGAGTGGACTTCTACCTGGCCCTCGAACTCGACCGCACCACCCCGCCCGGCCGCTGA
- the speD gene encoding adenosylmethionine decarboxylase, with translation MSVDTGTPPVGLFTGQHVLAELEGVDPELLDDEQFLRETLHDALSRSHATVCQMIAKRFEPQGVTVLALLSESHASLHTYPEDGSIFIDVFTCGHTAKPELAVRLLADALRPTTQNVQTIQRGRDYEHLS, from the coding sequence ATGTCCGTCGACACCGGGACACCACCGGTCGGGTTGTTCACCGGCCAGCACGTCCTCGCCGAGCTGGAGGGCGTGGATCCGGAACTGCTGGACGACGAGCAGTTCTTGCGCGAGACCCTGCACGACGCGCTGAGCCGGTCGCACGCCACGGTGTGCCAGATGATCGCCAAGCGGTTCGAGCCGCAGGGGGTCACCGTGTTGGCGCTGCTGTCGGAATCCCACGCCTCGCTGCACACCTACCCGGAGGACGGCTCGATCTTCATCGACGTCTTCACCTGCGGGCACACGGCGAAGCCGGAGCTGGCGGTGCGGCTGCTGGCCGACGCGCTGCGCCCCACGACGCAGAACGTCCAGACCATCCAGCGCGGCCGGGACTACGAACACCTGAGCTGA
- a CDS encoding spermidine synthase has product MIEIDGQRWIKEPMGADLQRLWRVDEVLWEGDTPYQHVVIGRTGQGVSLFCDDDRQSTEFSQLVYHEAMMVPAFLLAAQVERVLIIGSSEGVASQMSVAAGATRVDHVDIDELCVRKCAEHLPYGYSTEELARAERGDGPVKLHYADGWDFLDQAPPEGYDIVVVDLPDERADDADGQHNRLYGMEFIQRCQSVLSAGGVVAFQAGCPTVWRNETLIRAYNRFQAAFDTVAYFGSDEHEWAFIFGRVEPIDDPTNVLLEAFPKSSYRPETIDEATIIGATVPPYSVRNQG; this is encoded by the coding sequence TTGATCGAAATCGACGGGCAGCGGTGGATCAAGGAGCCGATGGGCGCCGACCTGCAGCGCCTGTGGCGGGTCGACGAGGTGCTGTGGGAGGGCGACACCCCCTACCAGCACGTGGTGATCGGCCGCACCGGTCAGGGCGTCTCGCTGTTCTGCGACGACGACCGGCAGAGCACCGAGTTCTCCCAGCTGGTCTACCACGAAGCGATGATGGTGCCCGCGTTCCTGCTGGCCGCGCAGGTGGAGCGGGTGCTGATCATCGGCTCCAGCGAGGGCGTGGCCAGCCAGATGTCGGTGGCCGCCGGCGCCACCCGCGTCGACCACGTGGACATCGACGAGCTGTGCGTGCGCAAGTGCGCCGAGCACCTGCCCTACGGCTACAGCACCGAGGAGCTGGCCCGCGCCGAGCGAGGTGACGGGCCGGTCAAGCTGCACTACGCGGACGGCTGGGACTTCCTCGACCAGGCGCCGCCGGAGGGCTACGACATCGTGGTCGTCGACCTGCCGGACGAGCGGGCCGACGACGCCGACGGGCAGCACAACCGGCTCTACGGCATGGAGTTCATCCAGCGCTGCCAGTCGGTGCTGTCCGCGGGCGGGGTCGTGGCGTTCCAGGCGGGCTGCCCGACGGTGTGGCGCAACGAGACGCTGATCCGCGCCTACAACCGGTTCCAGGCGGCGTTCGACACGGTCGCCTATTTCGGCTCCGACGAGCACGAGTGGGCGTTCATCTTCGGCCGCGTGGAGCCGATCGACGACCCGACGAACGTGCTGCTCGAAGCGTTCCCGAAGTCGTCGTACCGCCCGGAGACGATCGACGAGGCGACGATCATCGGCGCCACCGTGCCGCCGTACTCGGTCCGCAACCAGGGCTGA
- the map gene encoding type I methionyl aminopeptidase: MIELKTPTEIQRMHVTGQFVAEVLTEVGRIADVGVNLLDIEHHVRDMIKQRGAESCYWDYAPSFGKGPFRNVICLSVNDAVLHGLPHDYVLRDGDVLTADIAVGIDGWVADSARTLIVGTPAEEDLRIIRATEEALDAAIAVARAGNRIGDISAAIWAVACEYGYPVNTEFGGHGLGRTMHEDPHVSNRGKAGRGMKLQAGMTLALEPWFARTTDRIVFDPDGWTIRSADGSRTAHSEHTVAITEDAALVLTQREPAA, translated from the coding sequence AGACGCCCACCGAGATCCAGCGCATGCACGTGACCGGCCAGTTCGTGGCCGAAGTGCTCACCGAGGTCGGCCGGATCGCCGACGTGGGCGTCAACCTGCTGGACATCGAGCACCACGTGCGCGACATGATCAAGCAGCGCGGCGCGGAGTCCTGCTACTGGGACTACGCCCCGTCCTTCGGCAAGGGGCCGTTCCGCAACGTCATCTGCCTCTCGGTCAACGACGCCGTCCTGCACGGCCTGCCGCACGACTACGTGCTGCGCGACGGTGACGTGCTCACCGCCGACATCGCGGTCGGCATCGACGGCTGGGTGGCCGACTCGGCGCGCACGCTCATCGTCGGCACCCCCGCCGAGGAGGACCTGCGGATCATCCGCGCCACCGAGGAGGCGCTGGACGCGGCCATCGCGGTGGCGCGGGCGGGCAACCGGATCGGCGACATCTCGGCGGCGATCTGGGCAGTGGCCTGCGAGTACGGCTACCCGGTCAACACCGAGTTCGGCGGCCACGGGCTCGGGCGCACCATGCACGAGGACCCGCACGTGTCCAACCGGGGCAAGGCGGGGCGCGGCATGAAGCTGCAGGCGGGCATGACGCTCGCGCTGGAGCCGTGGTTCGCCCGCACCACCGACCGGATCGTCTTCGACCCGGACGGCTGGACGATCCGCTCGGCCGACGGCTCGCGCACGGCCCACTCCGAGCACACCGTGGCCATCACCGAGGACGCCGCCCTGGTGCTCACCCAGCGCGAACCGGCTGCCTGA
- a CDS encoding type III PLP-dependent enzyme, producing the protein MTDLSATTGVTDRPSGTAQQTGTTPDAIQQFLDRQRPETPCLVVDLAQVRNRYRQLRTALPDARICYAVKANPTPEVVGELVGLGASFDVASPGEIDLCLAKGAAPESISYGNTIKKRRDIARAHAQGVRLFATDSAADLANIAEVAPGAQVFCRVLVDNEGSRTPFGRKFGCLPETAVELLVRARDLGLDAFGVSFHIGSQQLEPTAWEHGIDAARRVFAGCAEHGLRLRMVNLGGGLPAAYTQSAPPLADYVRRIEESLDRHFGAERPELLVEPGRFVVGDAGVLRSEVVLVTDSCDGESRWVYLDIGRYNGLAETEGEAITYRLRTSRDGDPVGPVVLAGPTCDGDDVLYQRTRYELPRTLRGGDWVDLLSAGAYTASYSSVGFNGFAPLPTHCVDGDQQP; encoded by the coding sequence TTGACCGATCTGTCCGCCACCACCGGTGTGACGGACCGCCCGAGCGGCACCGCGCAGCAGACCGGCACGACTCCGGATGCGATCCAGCAGTTCCTGGACCGGCAGCGGCCCGAAACCCCTTGCCTGGTCGTGGATCTCGCGCAGGTGCGCAACCGCTACCGGCAGTTGCGGACCGCCCTGCCCGATGCTCGCATCTGCTACGCGGTCAAGGCCAATCCCACGCCCGAAGTGGTCGGTGAGCTGGTCGGCCTCGGGGCGTCGTTCGACGTCGCCAGCCCCGGCGAGATCGATCTGTGCCTGGCCAAGGGCGCTGCCCCGGAGTCGATCTCCTACGGCAACACGATCAAGAAGCGCCGCGACATCGCCCGCGCCCACGCGCAAGGCGTCCGGCTGTTCGCCACGGACAGCGCCGCCGACCTGGCCAACATCGCCGAGGTCGCGCCGGGCGCGCAGGTGTTCTGCCGGGTGCTGGTGGACAACGAGGGCTCCCGGACTCCCTTCGGCCGCAAGTTCGGCTGCCTGCCGGAGACCGCCGTCGAGCTGCTGGTGCGCGCGCGGGATCTCGGACTGGACGCCTTCGGCGTGTCGTTCCACATTGGATCGCAGCAGCTGGAGCCGACGGCCTGGGAGCACGGGATCGACGCCGCACGGCGGGTTTTCGCCGGTTGCGCCGAGCACGGGCTCCGGCTGCGGATGGTGAACCTGGGCGGCGGGCTGCCCGCCGCCTACACGCAGTCAGCGCCGCCGCTGGCCGACTACGTGCGCCGCATCGAGGAATCCCTGGACCGCCACTTCGGCGCCGAGCGCCCGGAGCTGCTCGTCGAACCCGGGCGGTTCGTCGTCGGCGACGCGGGCGTGCTGCGCAGCGAGGTGGTGCTGGTCACCGACTCCTGCGACGGCGAGTCGCGCTGGGTCTACCTGGACATCGGCCGCTACAACGGGCTGGCCGAGACCGAGGGCGAGGCCATCACCTACCGGCTGCGCACCTCCCGCGACGGCGATCCGGTGGGTCCGGTCGTGCTGGCGGGCCCGACCTGCGACGGTGATGACGTGCTCTACCAGCGGACCCGCTACGAGCTGCCGCGCACGCTGCGCGGCGGTGACTGGGTGGACCTGCTGAGCGCGGGCGCCTACACGGCGAGCTACTCCTCCGTGGGCTTCAACGGGTTCGCCCCGCTGCCCACCCACTGCGTCGACGGCGATCAGCAGCCGTGA
- a CDS encoding (2Fe-2S)-binding protein: MRLKLTVNGQPHEADDVWEGESLLYVLRERLGLPGSKNACEQGECGSCTVYVDGVPACACLVAAGQAEGREVRTVEGLADGERLDPVQEAFVEAGAVQCGFCTPGLLVQTHDLLERTPEPSDAEIRESLAGNLCRCTGYEKIMDAVRLAAQRKARA, from the coding sequence ATGCGCCTGAAGTTGACCGTCAACGGGCAGCCGCACGAGGCCGACGACGTGTGGGAGGGCGAGAGCCTGCTGTACGTGCTGCGCGAGCGGCTCGGCCTGCCCGGCTCCAAGAACGCCTGCGAGCAGGGCGAATGCGGTTCCTGCACGGTCTACGTCGACGGCGTTCCGGCCTGCGCGTGCCTGGTGGCCGCGGGTCAGGCCGAAGGGCGCGAGGTGCGCACCGTGGAGGGCCTGGCCGACGGCGAGCGGCTGGACCCGGTCCAGGAGGCGTTCGTCGAGGCGGGCGCCGTCCAGTGCGGCTTCTGCACGCCGGGCCTGCTGGTGCAGACCCACGACCTGCTGGAACGCACGCCGGAGCCGTCGGACGCGGAGATCCGCGAATCGCTGGCGGGCAACCTGTGCCGCTGCACCGGCTACGAGAAGATCATGGACGCCGTCCGCCTCGCCGCGCAGCGGAAGGCTCGGGCATGA
- a CDS encoding nucleoside deaminase produces MSVDVATSAEQDWMARAIELATTNVAAGGGPFGALVVRDGEVIATGTNKVTVDLDPTAHAEVTAIRNACRALGTFKLDGCVLVTSCEPCPMCLASALWARVDRVLFAADRDDAAEAGFDDRAFYDVFEDPQTESPTPVQRVTMPDRNAAFDAWRGKSDRVDY; encoded by the coding sequence ATGTCCGTGGACGTCGCGACGAGCGCCGAGCAGGACTGGATGGCCCGGGCCATCGAACTGGCCACCACCAACGTGGCCGCGGGCGGTGGGCCGTTCGGCGCGCTCGTCGTCCGGGACGGCGAGGTCATCGCGACGGGCACCAACAAGGTGACCGTCGACCTCGACCCGACCGCGCACGCCGAGGTCACCGCGATCCGCAACGCCTGCCGCGCGCTGGGCACCTTCAAGCTCGACGGCTGCGTGCTGGTGACCTCGTGCGAGCCGTGCCCGATGTGCCTGGCCTCCGCGTTGTGGGCGCGGGTGGACCGGGTGCTGTTCGCCGCCGACCGGGACGACGCCGCCGAAGCGGGCTTCGACGACCGCGCCTTCTACGACGTGTTCGAGGACCCGCAGACCGAATCGCCGACGCCGGTGCAGCGGGTGACGATGCCCGACCGCAACGCGGCCTTCGACGCCTGGCGGGGCAAGTCCGACCGCGTCGACTACTGA
- a CDS encoding 8-oxoguanine deaminase: MAPERDHHCESRRGGTVVIEGGAVVTVDDSGTEFAEGHVVVEGDRIVAVGPGSAPPQDGAVRRIDASGCLVTPGLVNTHHHLYQWATRGYAADATLFGWLTELYPVWAGIDEEITHAAASAGLARMALSGCTTAADHHYVFPREGGDVFGAVVSAAERIGIRLHAVRGSMDRGQSHGGLPPDSVVEDLDQALAGTQDAIDRFHDPSPGARVRVAVGPCSPFSVSTELMRQAAELARRNGVRLHTHLAETLDEEQQCRAEFGKTPVEYADDLGWLGPDVWLAHTIHLSESGIARLGETGTGAAHCPSSNGRLGAGTAPVRPLLDAGAPVGLGVDGVASNEAGGLGEEMRQALLTARARYGPQALSVRDALRLATRGGARCLGRDGELGSLESGKLADIAVWQLNGMDHAGIADPVAALVLGELPRLERLLRGGEVVVDDGRLMSVPDLTDELTRASARLREAS, from the coding sequence ATCGCTCCCGAACGCGACCACCACTGTGAATCGCGGAGAGGCGGGACTGTAGTCATCGAGGGCGGCGCGGTGGTGACCGTCGACGACTCGGGTACCGAGTTCGCCGAGGGCCACGTCGTCGTCGAGGGTGACCGGATCGTGGCGGTCGGCCCCGGTTCCGCGCCGCCGCAGGACGGTGCGGTGCGGCGCATCGACGCGTCCGGTTGCCTGGTCACGCCCGGGCTGGTCAACACCCACCACCACCTCTACCAGTGGGCGACGCGCGGTTACGCGGCCGACGCCACGCTGTTCGGCTGGCTGACCGAGCTGTACCCGGTGTGGGCCGGGATCGACGAGGAGATCACCCACGCCGCCGCGTCGGCCGGCCTGGCGCGCATGGCGCTGTCCGGCTGCACCACCGCGGCCGACCACCACTACGTCTTCCCGCGCGAGGGCGGGGACGTGTTCGGCGCGGTGGTCTCCGCCGCGGAGCGGATCGGGATCCGGTTGCACGCGGTGCGCGGGTCGATGGACCGCGGGCAGTCGCACGGCGGGCTGCCGCCGGACTCCGTGGTCGAGGACCTCGACCAAGCGCTGGCGGGCACCCAGGACGCCATCGACCGGTTCCACGACCCCTCCCCCGGCGCGCGCGTGCGGGTCGCGGTCGGGCCCTGCTCGCCGTTCTCGGTCAGCACCGAGCTGATGCGCCAGGCCGCCGAGCTGGCCCGCCGCAACGGCGTCCGGCTGCACACCCACCTCGCCGAAACGCTCGACGAGGAGCAGCAGTGCCGGGCAGAGTTCGGCAAGACGCCGGTGGAGTACGCCGACGACCTCGGGTGGCTCGGCCCGGACGTGTGGCTGGCGCACACGATCCACCTGTCCGAGAGCGGCATCGCGCGACTCGGCGAGACCGGTACCGGGGCAGCGCACTGCCCCAGCTCCAACGGCCGGCTCGGCGCCGGGACCGCCCCGGTCCGGCCGCTACTGGACGCCGGCGCGCCCGTCGGGCTGGGCGTCGACGGCGTCGCGTCCAACGAAGCCGGCGGGCTCGGCGAGGAGATGCGGCAGGCGCTGCTGACGGCACGCGCCCGCTACGGGCCGCAGGCGCTGTCGGTGCGCGACGCGCTGCGGCTGGCCACCCGCGGCGGTGCGCGCTGCCTCGGCCGCGACGGCGAGCTCGGTTCGCTGGAGTCCGGCAAGCTCGCCGACATCGCGGTCTGGCAGCTCAACGGCATGGACCACGCGGGGATCGCCGATCCGGTGGCCGCGCTGGTGCTCGGCGAGCTGCCGAGGCTGGAGCGGCTGCTGCGCGGCGGTGAGGTCGTCGTCGACGACGGCCGGTTGATGTCGGTGCCCGACCTCACCGACGAGCTGACCAGGGCCAGCGCCCGGCTCCGGGAGGCATCATGA
- the pucD gene encoding xanthine dehydrogenase subunit D yields MSSPVSGRVPRNRTSGERDATRPQETANREITAERNHLCESRRGGTAPARSPQELNDAIGGGIGESPLRPDGAIKVRGEFAYSSDLWAEDMLWGATLRSPHPHARIRSIDIGPAMAMAGVQTVLTAEDVPGDNCFGLKYADQPVLASDVVRYVGEAVALVAADHPESARRALEKIVVDYEVLEPVLDAERVAHDESLPRLHPDGNVVRHQKIVKGDPHAKADVVVSGVYTVGMQDQAFLGPESGLAIPAEDGGVDLYLATQDLHSDLRQTARALGLPPEKVRMTMSGVGGAFGGREDLSIQVHVCMLALHLGKPVKMVYNREESFYGHVHRHPAKMYYEHGATRDGELVYVKARQYFDGGAYASKTPVVVGNGTTLGAGPYKVPNVDIEGWGVYTNNPPCGAMRGLGAVQPTFAYESQMDKLAAELGIDPVDLRIRNAIEQGDSIPTGQVLDYPAPVAELMERVRALPMPAEQAGPVDIRNLPGGASNTTHGEGVVRGVGYGVTIKNICYAEGADDFSTARVRLQVIGGEPAAMVHTAAAEVGQGLVTVQQQIARTELGVERVTIHPNDTSVGPAGSSSASRQTLVTGSAVKAACEAVRDELFARVAERYDVDPAQLSLHGGKISSETGGVLADLVEVLGDDVVEQTREYHHRETFPLDEQGRSDRVHVQHAFSAHRAVVDVDLDLGLVKVVQLACAQDVGKAINPDAVIGQIQGGSAQGMGLAVMEEIKVVDGRIRNPSFTDYLIPTILDTPPMEIDVIERGDPNAAYGVRGVGEPPTISTTPAVVAAIRAATGRELPHTPVAPEHIV; encoded by the coding sequence ATGAGCAGCCCTGTCTCAGGCCGAGTTCCCCGCAACCGCACCTCAGGGGAACGTGACGCAACCCGGCCACAAGAAACCGCGAACCGGGAGATCACTGCCGAACGCAACCACCTCTGTGAATCGCGGAGAGGCGGGACTGCGCCTGCTCGCAGTCCGCAGGAGCTCAACGACGCCATCGGCGGCGGCATCGGCGAATCGCCGCTGCGGCCCGACGGGGCCATCAAGGTGCGCGGCGAGTTCGCCTACTCCTCCGACCTGTGGGCCGAGGACATGCTGTGGGGCGCCACGCTGCGCAGCCCGCACCCGCACGCCCGGATCCGCTCGATCGACATCGGCCCGGCGATGGCGATGGCCGGGGTGCAGACGGTGCTCACCGCCGAGGACGTGCCCGGCGACAACTGCTTCGGCCTCAAGTACGCCGACCAGCCGGTGCTGGCCTCCGACGTGGTGCGATACGTGGGCGAGGCGGTCGCGCTGGTGGCCGCCGACCACCCAGAGTCGGCGCGGCGGGCGCTGGAGAAGATCGTCGTCGACTACGAGGTGCTGGAGCCGGTGCTCGACGCCGAGCGGGTCGCGCACGACGAGTCGCTGCCGCGCCTGCACCCGGACGGCAACGTGGTGCGCCACCAGAAGATCGTCAAGGGCGATCCGCACGCGAAGGCCGACGTGGTCGTCTCCGGCGTCTACACCGTCGGCATGCAGGACCAGGCCTTCCTGGGCCCGGAGTCCGGGCTGGCGATCCCCGCCGAGGACGGCGGCGTCGACCTGTACCTGGCCACCCAGGACCTGCACTCCGACCTGCGGCAGACCGCGCGGGCGCTCGGGCTGCCGCCGGAGAAGGTGCGGATGACCATGTCCGGCGTCGGCGGCGCGTTCGGCGGCCGGGAGGACCTGTCCATCCAGGTGCACGTCTGCATGCTGGCGCTGCACCTGGGCAAACCGGTCAAGATGGTCTACAACCGCGAGGAGTCGTTCTACGGCCACGTGCACCGGCACCCGGCCAAGATGTACTACGAGCACGGCGCGACCCGCGACGGCGAGCTCGTCTACGTCAAGGCGCGGCAGTACTTCGACGGCGGCGCCTACGCCTCGAAGACGCCGGTCGTGGTCGGCAACGGCACCACGCTCGGCGCCGGGCCGTACAAGGTGCCCAACGTCGACATCGAGGGCTGGGGCGTCTACACCAACAACCCGCCGTGCGGCGCGATGCGCGGATTGGGCGCTGTGCAGCCGACTTTCGCCTACGAGTCCCAAATGGACAAGCTCGCCGCCGAGCTGGGCATCGATCCCGTCGACCTGCGCATCCGCAACGCCATCGAGCAGGGCGACTCGATCCCGACCGGCCAGGTGCTGGACTACCCGGCGCCGGTCGCCGAGCTGATGGAGCGGGTGCGGGCGCTGCCGATGCCCGCCGAGCAGGCCGGGCCGGTGGACATCCGGAACCTGCCGGGCGGGGCGTCGAACACCACGCACGGCGAAGGCGTGGTGCGCGGCGTCGGCTACGGCGTGACGATCAAGAACATCTGCTACGCCGAAGGCGCCGACGACTTCTCCACCGCGCGGGTCCGGCTGCAGGTCATCGGCGGTGAACCGGCCGCGATGGTGCACACCGCGGCGGCCGAGGTCGGCCAGGGCCTGGTGACCGTGCAGCAGCAGATCGCGCGGACCGAGCTCGGCGTGGAACGGGTGACCATCCACCCGAACGACACCAGCGTCGGACCGGCCGGTTCCAGCTCCGCCTCGCGGCAGACGCTGGTGACCGGCAGCGCGGTCAAGGCCGCCTGCGAGGCGGTGCGCGACGAGCTGTTCGCCCGGGTCGCCGAGCGCTACGACGTCGACCCGGCGCAGCTCTCGCTGCACGGCGGGAAGATCTCCTCGGAGACCGGCGGCGTGCTGGCCGACCTGGTGGAGGTGCTGGGCGACGACGTCGTCGAGCAGACCCGCGAGTACCACCACCGCGAGACGTTCCCGCTCGACGAGCAGGGCCGCAGCGACCGGGTGCACGTCCAGCACGCGTTCTCCGCGCACCGCGCGGTGGTCGACGTCGACCTGGACCTGGGCCTGGTCAAGGTGGTGCAGCTGGCCTGCGCCCAGGACGTCGGCAAGGCGATCAACCCGGATGCGGTGATCGGGCAGATCCAGGGCGGCTCCGCGCAGGGCATGGGGCTGGCGGTGATGGAGGAGATCAAGGTCGTCGACGGCCGCATCCGCAACCCGTCCTTCACCGACTACCTGATCCCGACCATCCTCGACACCCCGCCGATGGAGATCGACGTCATCGAGCGCGGCGACCCGAACGCGGCCTACGGGGTCCGCGGCGTCGGCGAGCCGCCGACGATCTCCACGACGCCGGCGGTGGTCGCCGCGATCCGCGCGGCCACCGGCCGGGAGCTGCCGCACACGCCGGTGGCACCGGAGCACATCGTGTGA
- a CDS encoding FAD binding domain-containing protein produces MDFLRPAAWREALEAKAAHPDATPIAGGTDVMVEINFDHRRPDVLLDLTRIPELTTWSQDGDVLRIGAGLPYTRLIEELGDRVPGLAIASRTVGSPQIRNRGTLGGNLGSASPAGDGHPPLLASDAQIEVESVRGTRLIPVAEFFTGVKRNALAADELIAAVHIAPATGPQQFSKVGTRNAMVIAVCTFAIALHPEQQRVGTGLGSAAPTPRRALEAEEFLSAELDWAGLRPLEDSVARRFGELVAQASSPIDDVRGTADYRRHALAVMARRTLSWAWQEHCSGRQECA; encoded by the coding sequence GTGGATTTCCTCCGCCCCGCGGCGTGGCGGGAGGCGCTCGAGGCCAAGGCCGCGCATCCCGACGCCACGCCCATCGCCGGCGGCACCGACGTGATGGTCGAGATCAACTTCGACCACCGGCGTCCGGACGTGCTGCTGGACCTGACCCGCATCCCCGAGCTGACCACCTGGTCGCAGGACGGCGACGTGCTGCGCATCGGAGCCGGGCTGCCCTACACCCGACTGATCGAGGAGCTCGGCGACCGGGTGCCCGGCCTGGCGATCGCCAGCCGCACCGTCGGCTCACCGCAGATCCGCAACCGCGGCACGCTCGGCGGCAACCTGGGCTCGGCCTCACCGGCCGGCGACGGGCATCCGCCGCTGCTGGCCTCCGACGCGCAGATCGAGGTCGAGTCGGTGCGCGGCACGCGGCTGATCCCGGTGGCGGAGTTCTTCACCGGGGTCAAGCGCAACGCGCTGGCCGCCGACGAGCTGATCGCCGCGGTGCACATCGCCCCGGCGACCGGCCCGCAGCAGTTCTCCAAGGTCGGCACCCGCAACGCGATGGTCATCGCGGTGTGCACCTTCGCCATCGCCCTGCACCCCGAGCAGCAGCGGGTGGGCACCGGGCTCGGCTCGGCCGCCCCGACGCCGCGGCGGGCGCTGGAGGCCGAGGAGTTCCTGTCGGCCGAGCTCGACTGGGCCGGGCTGCGACCGCTGGAGGACTCAGTGGCGCGCCGCTTCGGCGAGCTCGTCGCGCAGGCCTCCTCCCCCATCGACGACGTGCGCGGCACCGCCGACTACCGCCGTCACGCGCTGGCCGTGATGGCCCGCCGGACCCTGTCCTGGGCCTGGCAAGAGCACTGTTCCGGGAGGCAGGAATGCGCCTGA